Proteins encoded within one genomic window of Micromonospora halotolerans:
- a CDS encoding S1C family serine protease, with the protein MTDHETDPQRSPVPADAEPSQPTAELPRAESGQSEPTVTPAAAPVPADSPAAGTTAPAGHTEAGTPASPYAPPAPTPYPGSGQPQQPHPWYGAQQQGGWAHQGGTGYPSQTGGPVPPYQTQQPYQQHQAGQQYPQHQAGQPVPPWGPQQPARPSRAGKFIGAGALALALMLGSGVAGGALALALDGDGTVTRTYTAAPVLNSADLPKIAAAVQDSIVTIMTDSGEGSGVILSADGYVLTNNHVVASASGDTVKVVFADGKTAQAKIVGTDPKTDLGVVKASGVSDLKAAKFGDSDAMQVGDQVLALGSPLGLQGSVTAGILSARDRTIQAGEGGQQQAPQQGASSISGLLQTDAPINPGNSGGALVNTRGEVIGINTAIATAGQGSNGNIGVGFAIPSNKAKDVAEKLQRGEKVSHPSLGVSVAAAEDGGALVSDVVAGSAADKAGLQRGDVITKFGDKVINDSNDLVGAVQAGKVGDRVEVQFKRNGSAETATVTLAETS; encoded by the coding sequence ATGACCGACCACGAAACCGATCCGCAGCGGTCGCCGGTTCCCGCCGACGCCGAGCCGTCGCAGCCGACCGCCGAGCTGCCCCGCGCCGAGAGCGGGCAGTCGGAGCCCACCGTCACCCCGGCCGCCGCGCCGGTTCCGGCCGACTCCCCGGCCGCCGGAACCACCGCCCCCGCCGGACACACCGAGGCGGGCACGCCCGCCAGCCCGTACGCGCCGCCGGCGCCCACGCCGTACCCGGGGTCCGGGCAGCCGCAGCAGCCGCACCCCTGGTACGGGGCGCAGCAGCAGGGCGGCTGGGCGCACCAGGGCGGCACCGGCTACCCGTCGCAGACCGGCGGGCCGGTTCCGCCGTACCAGACGCAGCAGCCGTACCAGCAGCACCAGGCCGGGCAGCAGTACCCGCAGCACCAGGCCGGGCAGCCGGTCCCGCCGTGGGGCCCGCAGCAGCCGGCGCGGCCCAGCCGGGCCGGGAAGTTCATCGGCGCCGGGGCGCTCGCGCTGGCGCTGATGCTCGGCTCCGGCGTGGCCGGGGGCGCGCTCGCCCTCGCCCTCGACGGCGACGGGACCGTGACCCGCACCTACACGGCCGCTCCCGTGCTCAACAGCGCCGACCTGCCGAAGATCGCGGCCGCCGTCCAGGACAGCATCGTCACGATCATGACGGACAGCGGTGAGGGCTCCGGGGTGATCCTCAGCGCCGACGGGTACGTCCTGACCAACAACCACGTGGTCGCCTCCGCCAGCGGCGACACGGTGAAGGTGGTCTTCGCCGACGGCAAGACCGCCCAGGCGAAGATCGTCGGCACGGACCCGAAGACCGACCTGGGCGTGGTCAAGGCCAGCGGCGTGAGCGACCTGAAGGCCGCCAAGTTCGGCGACAGCGACGCCATGCAGGTCGGCGACCAGGTGCTCGCCCTGGGCAGCCCGCTCGGCCTGCAGGGCTCGGTCACCGCCGGCATTCTGAGCGCCCGCGACCGCACCATCCAGGCCGGCGAGGGCGGCCAGCAGCAGGCCCCGCAGCAGGGCGCCAGCTCGATCTCCGGCCTGCTCCAGACCGACGCCCCGATCAACCCGGGCAACTCCGGCGGCGCGCTGGTCAACACCCGGGGCGAGGTGATCGGCATCAACACCGCCATCGCCACGGCCGGGCAGGGCAGCAACGGCAACATCGGGGTCGGCTTCGCCATCCCGAGCAACAAGGCCAAGGACGTGGCCGAGAAGCTCCAGCGCGGCGAGAAGGTCAGCCACCCGTCCCTCGGCGTCAGCGTGGCCGCCGCGGAGGACGGCGGCGCGCTGGTCTCCGACGTGGTCGCGGGCAGCGCCGCCGACAAGGCCGGGCTCCAGCGGGGCGACGTGATCACCAAGTTCGGCGACAAGGTGATCAACGACTCCAACGACCTGGTGGGCGCCGTGCAGGCCGGCAAGGTCGGCGACCGGGTCGAGGTCCAGTTCAAGCGGAACGGTTCGGCCGAGACGGCAACCGTGACGCTCGCCGAGACGTCATAA
- a CDS encoding serine/threonine-protein kinase — translation MKATLHAGRLLARRYRLIDQIGAGGMSVIWRARDEVLDRVVAVKVLAPSLAADARFRDMVREEARSAAQLVHPHVTAVHDYGETVAPDGSITSFVVMELLSGEELEHRLTEGPLPWPAAVETGAQVAEAVAAAHRLGIVHRDITPSNVMMTRVGAKVLDFGIATRVGAPDEDEDGGTFGTPAYVAPERLDGAPAQPATDVYSLGVLLFETLTGQPPYAADTWEQLSAALAEDAAPTLDGVPGLPAPVAEICLRCLARDPRRRPTAHQVAAVLRDQLLPADPQAATMLSPTVTLPALPAPPRPPAEPAHPTPVPTGASRPRRALPLVAAGVVVVAGAALLVPALLPDGQAPSRSAPTAGPVVVPSTATPSRDGPATSQPPGPTGRPPATGAPTPPAGGDLSEAAHRVEGLIEAGLAAGQIRDDVGVDLRNLLRNASAATGEGALTGAVDRLRDKIADRRREGSISPEYARQLDDAAAELATGRT, via the coding sequence GTGAAGGCGACGCTGCACGCCGGCCGGCTGCTGGCCCGCAGGTACCGGCTCATCGACCAGATCGGGGCCGGCGGCATGTCGGTGATCTGGCGGGCCCGCGACGAGGTGCTGGACCGGGTGGTGGCGGTGAAGGTGCTCGCCCCCTCGCTCGCCGCCGACGCCCGGTTCCGGGACATGGTGCGCGAGGAGGCCCGTTCCGCCGCCCAGCTCGTCCACCCGCACGTCACCGCCGTGCACGACTACGGCGAGACGGTGGCGCCGGACGGCTCGATCACCTCGTTCGTGGTGATGGAGCTGCTGAGCGGCGAGGAGCTGGAACACCGGCTCACCGAGGGGCCGCTGCCCTGGCCGGCGGCGGTGGAGACGGGCGCGCAGGTGGCCGAGGCGGTGGCCGCCGCGCACCGGCTGGGCATCGTGCACCGGGACATCACCCCGTCGAACGTGATGATGACCCGGGTCGGCGCGAAAGTGCTCGACTTCGGCATCGCCACCCGGGTCGGCGCGCCCGACGAGGACGAGGACGGCGGCACGTTCGGCACCCCGGCGTACGTGGCGCCGGAGCGGCTGGACGGGGCGCCGGCGCAACCGGCCACCGACGTCTACTCGCTGGGTGTGCTGCTGTTCGAGACGCTGACCGGGCAGCCGCCGTACGCGGCGGACACCTGGGAGCAGCTCAGCGCCGCCCTGGCCGAGGATGCCGCGCCCACGCTGGACGGCGTACCCGGGCTGCCCGCGCCGGTCGCGGAGATCTGCCTGCGCTGCCTGGCCCGGGACCCGCGCCGGCGGCCCACCGCGCACCAGGTGGCGGCCGTGCTCCGCGACCAGCTGCTGCCCGCCGACCCGCAGGCCGCCACCATGCTCTCCCCGACCGTGACCCTGCCCGCGCTGCCCGCCCCGCCCCGACCACCGGCCGAGCCCGCGCACCCCACGCCCGTCCCCACCGGGGCGTCCCGACCTCGCCGGGCGCTGCCCCTGGTCGCGGCCGGCGTGGTGGTGGTCGCCGGCGCCGCCCTGCTGGTGCCCGCGCTGCTGCCCGACGGGCAGGCGCCGTCGCGGTCGGCGCCGACCGCCGGGCCCGTGGTGGTGCCGTCCACCGCGACGCCGAGCCGCGACGGGCCGGCCACCAGCCAGCCGCCGGGGCCGACCGGCCGCCCGCCCGCGACCGGCGCGCCGACCCCGCCCGCCGGCGGCGACCTCAGCGAGGCGGCGCACCGGGTGGAAGGGCTCATCGAGGCCGGGCTGGCGGCCGGCCAGATCCGCGACGACGTGGGCGTGGACCTGCGCAACCTGCTGCGCAACGCCAGCGCCGCGACCGGCGAGGGCGCCCTCACCGGCGCCGTGGACCGGCTCCGCGACAAGATCGCCGACCGGCGGCGCGAGGGCAGCATCAGCCCCGAGTACGCCCGCCAGCTCGACGACGCCGCCGCGGAATTGGCGACGGGACGCACCTGA
- a CDS encoding BON domain-containing protein: MTTTSAVRTDQDIQRDVLAELDWDAQTRPTEIGVTVADGVVTLTGQVDSYARRWAAERCAHRVRGVRAVASDLEVQLPVADERTDADIAIAASRALEWDSFVPAERLDLTVADGWVMLRGQVEYGFQRRTAERELRRLRGVRGVTNLVEVRPPTPPSDEQNRRDLQRLLFRRTGTERIEVRVSGDTVVLDGVVRRWWQREEAERAAWATPGVREVHDRLVVAG, translated from the coding sequence ATGACGACCACCTCCGCCGTCCGCACCGACCAGGACATCCAGCGGGACGTGCTCGCCGAGCTCGACTGGGACGCGCAGACCCGGCCTACCGAGATCGGGGTGACCGTCGCCGACGGCGTGGTCACGCTGACCGGTCAGGTGGACAGCTACGCCCGGCGCTGGGCCGCCGAGCGCTGTGCGCACCGCGTCCGCGGGGTCCGCGCGGTCGCCAGCGACCTGGAGGTGCAGTTGCCGGTCGCCGACGAGCGCACCGACGCCGACATCGCGATCGCCGCCAGCCGGGCCCTGGAGTGGGACAGCTTCGTCCCCGCCGAGCGGCTGGACCTGACGGTCGCCGACGGCTGGGTCATGCTCCGTGGCCAGGTGGAGTACGGCTTCCAGCGCCGCACCGCCGAGCGGGAACTGCGCCGGCTGCGGGGCGTACGCGGGGTGACCAACCTCGTCGAGGTGCGCCCGCCGACCCCGCCCAGCGACGAGCAGAACCGCCGGGACCTGCAGCGCCTGCTGTTCCGACGGACCGGCACCGAGCGCATCGAGGTGCGGGTCAGCGGCGACACGGTGGTGCTGGACGGGGTGGTCCGCCGGTGGTGGCAGCGGGAGGAGGCGGAGCGGGCGGCCTGGGCCACGCCGGGCGTGCGCGAGGTGCACGACCGGCTCGTGGTGGCCGGCTGA
- a CDS encoding glycosyltransferase family 4 protein has protein sequence MAVNQPPSDRTRTGHLRLAMVVPPWLSVPPAGYGGLEHLVAGLVDALVDRGHAVTLFGAGRENGTAGDFVSTCADLQFHRLGESLPELAHLAHVNRLVDPADFDLVHDHSTIGPLLAGRRRVPTVATVHGNPVGEYGTVLSNTDEGVGLVAISHAQREANPDLPWVGTVHNAMALREVPRKRGPGRGPVLWLARFSPDKGPDVAIRACRAAGLPLTLAGKCNEPAERRYFEQVVEPLLGEDVTVVLNADREATQRLLYDARCLIMPIQWAEPFGMVMVEAMATGTPVVALRRGAVPELVRDGITGFVRDRAEELPAALRDVAGLDPADCIMHVAQHFSVERMAAGYEAVYRSFLADRAAFAGRPEAAPVTAG, from the coding sequence GTGGCCGTGAACCAGCCGCCGTCGGACCGTACCCGGACCGGGCACCTGCGGCTCGCCATGGTGGTGCCGCCCTGGCTGTCCGTGCCGCCGGCCGGGTACGGCGGCCTGGAGCACCTGGTGGCCGGGCTGGTCGACGCCCTGGTGGACCGGGGGCACGCGGTGACCCTGTTCGGCGCCGGCCGGGAGAACGGCACCGCCGGTGACTTCGTCTCCACCTGCGCGGACCTCCAGTTCCACCGGCTCGGCGAGTCGCTGCCCGAGCTGGCCCACCTGGCCCACGTGAACCGGCTGGTCGACCCGGCCGACTTCGACCTGGTGCACGACCACAGCACCATCGGCCCGCTGCTCGCCGGCCGCCGCCGGGTGCCCACGGTGGCGACCGTGCACGGCAACCCGGTGGGCGAGTACGGCACCGTGCTGAGCAACACCGACGAGGGGGTGGGCCTGGTGGCGATCTCCCACGCCCAGCGCGAGGCCAACCCGGACCTGCCCTGGGTGGGCACGGTGCACAACGCCATGGCGCTGCGGGAGGTGCCGCGCAAGCGGGGCCCCGGCCGCGGGCCGGTGCTCTGGCTGGCCCGGTTCAGCCCGGACAAGGGCCCCGACGTGGCGATCCGCGCCTGCCGGGCGGCCGGCCTGCCGCTCACCCTGGCCGGCAAGTGCAACGAGCCGGCCGAGCGCCGTTACTTCGAGCAGGTGGTCGAGCCGCTGCTGGGCGAGGACGTCACCGTGGTGCTCAACGCCGACCGGGAGGCCACCCAGCGGCTCCTGTACGACGCCCGCTGCCTCATCATGCCGATCCAGTGGGCGGAGCCGTTCGGCATGGTGATGGTGGAGGCCATGGCGACCGGCACACCGGTGGTGGCGTTGCGCCGGGGCGCCGTGCCGGAGCTGGTCCGGGACGGGATCACCGGGTTCGTCCGCGACCGCGCGGAGGAACTGCCGGCCGCGCTGCGCGATGTGGCCGGCCTCGACCCGGCCGACTGCATCATGCACGTGGCGCAGCACTTCTCGGTCGAGCGGATGGCCGCCGGTTACGAGGCGGTCTACCGGTCCTTCCTCGCCGACCGGGCCGCGTTCGCCGGGCGGCCCGAGGCCGCGCCGGTCACCGCCGGCTGA